Proteins encoded within one genomic window of Granulicella pectinivorans:
- the hisS gene encoding histidine--tRNA ligase codes for MASSSIKAVRGTRDLLPPETDLWNRVEATARAVFARYGFGEIRTPLFEETSLFARGVGEETDIVSKEMYTWEDRARAASEKAQSLTLRPENTAGVVRAYIEHKLGDTGNLQKLFYIGPMFRRERPQRGRYRQFWQIGAEVIGPPTSGAESAVRDAEVLEMLASLLDELGITGWTLSVNSVGSSTDRPRYVAALREALAPIKDQLSPDNQRRAETNPLRVLDSKEETDQALIDGLPKIADFLDAESTEHFRQVLAALDACGVPYTVNPRLVRGLDYYTRTTFEFSHSVGLGSQNALLGGGRYDGLSEMLGGPRAPGIGFAIGEDRLILTLQAQAKAASATKKLDAFIAPMGVERNAAALALAKDLRRAGLSVEVGDGGFRLKKSFEAADKVARRIVILGEDEVASEVYTVKEFATATQTKVPKAELVEALQA; via the coding sequence ATGGCTTCTTCTTCGATCAAGGCAGTACGCGGCACGCGGGATCTCCTCCCCCCAGAAACGGATCTTTGGAATCGCGTGGAGGCTACGGCCCGCGCCGTCTTTGCACGTTACGGCTTCGGCGAGATCCGCACGCCTTTGTTTGAAGAGACTTCGCTCTTCGCGCGCGGCGTCGGCGAAGAGACCGACATCGTCTCCAAAGAGATGTACACGTGGGAGGACAGGGCGCGCGCGGCGAGCGAAAAGGCTCAGTCGCTGACGCTGCGGCCGGAGAACACGGCCGGCGTCGTTCGCGCGTATATCGAACATAAGCTTGGGGATACGGGGAATCTGCAGAAGCTATTTTATATTGGGCCGATGTTCCGGCGGGAGAGGCCGCAGCGTGGCCGGTACCGGCAGTTCTGGCAGATCGGCGCCGAGGTGATCGGACCGCCGACCTCCGGTGCGGAGTCGGCGGTTCGCGACGCCGAGGTGCTGGAGATGCTGGCCTCCCTGCTCGATGAACTGGGCATCACCGGGTGGACGCTGAGCGTGAACTCGGTGGGATCTTCCACCGACCGGCCACGCTACGTTGCCGCGTTGCGCGAGGCTCTCGCGCCGATCAAGGATCAGCTCAGCCCGGATAACCAGCGTCGCGCCGAGACCAATCCGCTGCGCGTGCTGGATTCGAAGGAAGAGACCGACCAGGCGCTGATCGACGGTCTGCCGAAGATCGCGGACTTCCTCGATGCCGAATCGACCGAGCACTTCCGGCAGGTGCTGGCGGCGCTCGATGCGTGCGGCGTGCCGTACACGGTGAATCCGCGCCTGGTGCGCGGGCTGGACTATTACACCCGGACGACCTTTGAGTTCAGCCACTCCGTCGGCCTCGGGAGTCAGAATGCGCTGCTCGGCGGCGGACGGTATGACGGTCTCTCGGAGATGCTGGGCGGGCCGCGCGCGCCGGGAATCGGATTCGCGATCGGTGAGGACCGGCTGATTCTCACGTTGCAGGCTCAGGCCAAGGCTGCTTCCGCGACGAAGAAGCTCGATGCGTTCATCGCCCCCATGGGCGTGGAGCGCAACGCCGCCGCGCTGGCTCTTGCGAAAGACCTTCGGAGAGCGGGGCTGTCGGTCGAGGTCGGCGACGGTGGGTTCCGCCTGAAGAAGTCGTTCGAGGCCGCGGACAAGGTCGCGCGGAGAATTGTCATTCTCGGCGAGGACGAGGTCGCGAGCGAGGTCTACACCGTGAAGGAGTTCGCCACAGCCACGCAGACGAAGGTGCCTAAGGCAGAGCTGGTGGAAGCGCTGCAAGCTTAG
- a CDS encoding gamma carbonic anhydrase family protein, with translation MIRSFQGVFPVVGAGSYIDPSAQVIGDVVIGEHSSVWMNAVLRGDVNAIRIGSKSNVQDCAVLHGQRYKYSVTVGDLVTIGHNATVHGCVLEDMVLIGIGASVLNNARIGEGSIVAAGAVIPEQMVIPPNSLVAGVPGKIKRTLGDADRELILKYAGNYLDYTKIYLAEME, from the coding sequence ATGATACGGAGCTTTCAGGGGGTATTTCCCGTAGTGGGCGCGGGAAGCTACATCGACCCGTCGGCCCAGGTGATCGGCGATGTCGTGATCGGGGAGCATTCCAGCGTGTGGATGAACGCCGTGCTGCGCGGCGACGTGAACGCCATCCGGATCGGTTCGAAGTCGAACGTTCAGGACTGCGCCGTGCTGCATGGGCAGCGGTACAAATATTCAGTGACGGTCGGCGATCTGGTCACGATCGGCCACAACGCGACCGTCCATGGCTGCGTGCTGGAGGACATGGTGCTGATCGGGATCGGCGCGAGCGTGCTGAACAACGCGCGGATCGGCGAAGGGTCGATCGTCGCGGCAGGCGCGGTGATCCCGGAGCAGATGGTGATTCCGCCAAACTCGCTGGTCGCGGGCGTGCCGGGGAAGATCAAGCGGACGCTGGGGGATGCGGACCGGGAGTTGATCCTGAAGTATGCCGGGAACTATCTGGACTATACGAAGATCTATCTGGCGGAGATGGAGTAA
- the rpsU gene encoding 30S ribosomal protein S21: MAEIRVQEGEPLENALRRFKRKVQTEDIIKEVKRHSFYLKPGEKKRVKEALARKRNRKKVRKEQD, from the coding sequence TTGGCAGAGATTCGAGTTCAAGAAGGCGAACCGCTCGAGAACGCGCTCCGTCGCTTCAAGCGTAAGGTTCAGACCGAAGACATCATCAAGGAAGTCAAGCGTCACTCTTTCTACCTGAAGCCAGGTGAAAAGAAGCGCGTCAAGGAGGCGCTTGCCCGCAAGCGCAACCGCAAGAAGGTCCGTAAAGAGCAGGACTAA
- a CDS encoding zinc-ribbon domain containing protein, with the protein MDFVDRLLICADCRQEFIFTAGEQLFFLDKQFKNDPKRCKPCKSRRAGMVAAAAGAGPAAAGISRTETRTMCSECGIETTVPFKPTQGRPVLCRQCFQGKRVAVPETAATPQQMTADMISATPVAVLEQSTASVDLVAEMIASPSDSLANSN; encoded by the coding sequence ATGGATTTCGTGGACCGCCTGCTGATCTGCGCTGACTGCCGCCAGGAGTTTATCTTCACGGCAGGTGAGCAATTGTTCTTTTTGGATAAGCAGTTCAAGAATGACCCAAAGCGTTGCAAGCCATGTAAGTCCCGCCGCGCGGGTATGGTTGCTGCCGCCGCTGGGGCAGGTCCTGCCGCTGCCGGTATCTCCCGCACCGAGACTCGCACCATGTGCTCGGAGTGCGGCATCGAGACCACCGTGCCCTTCAAGCCGACCCAGGGCCGTCCGGTTCTCTGTCGCCAGTGTTTCCAGGGCAAGCGAGTCGCCGTGCCCGAGACCGCCGCGACGCCCCAGCAGATGACCGCCGACATGATCTCCGCGACGCCCGTCGCCGTGCTGGAGCAGTCCACTGCCTCCGTCGATCTCGTCGCCGAGATGATCGCATCACCCTCCGATTCGCTCGCGAACAGCAACTGA
- a CDS encoding VWA domain-containing protein, translating into MTAFRISRLRNVFLALSLAPLAAYAQTPAPALPAQQQQPDSSEPLTTIKAGITEVNLIFTVTDSHGRFVTGLRRENFGLLDDGKRPDRVYHFTQQTNLPLRVGVMLDTSASIRGRFKFEQEAASEFLVQVLHKNDRAFVEGFDIKIEMAQDYTNNIAFLTAGIDKLRPGGGTALFDNLYITCRDQMLTLKDEGNVRRALVLVSDGDDDYSRASKTDAIKMCQRAETIVYTISTNVSLSKGKGDDVLKDIAAATGGTPFYPKRIEDVAVGFHNIEEELRSQYSLEYKPSDFKADGSFRTIYLQALDRHYNVRARTGYFAPKAE; encoded by the coding sequence GTGACTGCCTTCCGCATCTCCCGTCTCCGTAACGTCTTCCTGGCCCTCTCGCTGGCACCCCTCGCCGCTTACGCCCAGACACCAGCTCCCGCTCTCCCGGCGCAACAGCAGCAGCCCGACTCCAGCGAGCCTCTCACCACCATCAAAGCCGGCATCACCGAGGTCAACCTCATCTTCACGGTAACCGACAGCCATGGCCGCTTCGTGACGGGCCTGCGCCGCGAGAACTTCGGCCTGCTCGACGACGGAAAACGCCCCGATCGCGTCTACCACTTCACCCAGCAGACGAACCTGCCTCTGCGCGTCGGCGTCATGCTCGATACCAGCGCCTCCATCCGTGGCCGCTTCAAGTTCGAGCAGGAGGCCGCCAGCGAGTTCCTCGTGCAGGTCCTCCACAAGAACGACCGCGCCTTCGTCGAGGGCTTCGACATCAAGATCGAGATGGCGCAGGACTACACCAATAACATCGCCTTCCTGACCGCCGGCATCGACAAACTCCGCCCCGGCGGCGGCACCGCGCTCTTCGACAACCTCTACATCACCTGCCGCGACCAGATGTTGACCCTGAAGGACGAGGGCAACGTCCGCCGCGCGCTCGTGCTCGTTTCGGACGGCGACGATGACTACAGCCGCGCCTCGAAGACCGACGCCATCAAGATGTGCCAGCGCGCCGAGACCATCGTCTACACCATCTCGACCAATGTCTCGCTCTCGAAAGGCAAGGGCGATGACGTCCTCAAGGACATCGCAGCAGCCACCGGCGGAACACCCTTCTACCCCAAGCGCATCGAGGATGTAGCCGTAGGCTTCCACAACATCGAAGAGGAGCTGCGCAGCCAGTACTCGCTCGAGTACAAGCCCTCGGACTTCAAGGCCGATGGAAGCTTCCGCACGATCTATCTCCAGGCGCTGGACCGCCACTACAACGTCCGCGCCCGTACCGGCTACTTCGCCCCCAAGGCCGAATAA
- a CDS encoding DUF4252 domain-containing protein, with amino-acid sequence MRLTFASTTLLLALAAPLALHAQQPRGIPESLANLADEPATHTSFTLDRNMMEAADQIMDQNGVDGHRLTAAVNSITIQNFKYHRPAFYTPEVMSNIIQTYSAAGWKHLVNANATPGQSAQPTSMMTDLWLHFHGTEIDDVMVMMRGPKNMNVIEVSGLLRPLDLVHLSGHFGIPKVDPSAVMVAAPPGK; translated from the coding sequence ATGCGCCTGACCTTTGCCTCGACCACTCTCCTTCTGGCCTTAGCGGCACCGCTCGCTCTCCACGCCCAGCAGCCCCGCGGCATTCCCGAGAGCCTCGCCAACCTCGCCGATGAGCCCGCGACCCACACCTCGTTCACGCTCGACCGCAACATGATGGAGGCGGCCGACCAGATCATGGATCAGAACGGCGTTGACGGCCACCGCCTCACGGCCGCGGTCAACTCCATCACCATCCAGAACTTCAAATACCACCGCCCGGCCTTCTACACGCCGGAGGTGATGTCGAACATCATCCAGACCTACTCGGCCGCCGGCTGGAAGCACCTCGTCAATGCGAACGCAACGCCGGGCCAGAGCGCCCAGCCCACGTCCATGATGACGGATCTCTGGCTGCACTTTCACGGCACCGAGATCGACGATGTGATGGTCATGATGCGCGGACCGAAGAACATGAACGTCATCGAGGTCTCAGGCCTCCTGCGCCCACTCGACCTCGTTCATCTCAGTGGCCACTTCGGCATCCCCAAGGTAGACCCCAGCGCTGTCATGGTGGCCGCGCCTCCAGGGAAGTAA
- the add gene encoding adenosine deaminase: protein MARRIPQPDLEIDPEGWLRGLPKVELHIHLEGTILPETLVVLSQKHDAEPLTLAAARQLYTYADFIGFLMTFKAVTERLRTPDDYEFITYEMVKTLAKQGVVHAEVYISFGILNKQGRLAVPDVMEAIERGRMRGEVDFGTSVYWIIDAVRHFGVEEAAVVFRQAAEMRAEYPSIVGIGIGGDEARGSADLFRELYAEAREAGLRLTAHAGESMGPGSIWAAINIGAERIGHALTADQDPELMEILAERQIPLEMNVTSNIRTGCCVDFEKHPVKEYFDAGLMVTLNSDDPPMFGSDLLGEYVLAFKNYGFSLDQLREVAANAVEASFLPPQRKLALLQQVERYEN, encoded by the coding sequence ATGGCCCGACGTATTCCTCAACCTGACTTAGAGATCGACCCTGAAGGTTGGCTCCGTGGTCTCCCCAAGGTAGAGCTGCACATTCACCTGGAAGGCACGATTCTGCCTGAGACGCTTGTGGTGTTAAGCCAGAAGCATGATGCCGAGCCCCTGACGCTCGCGGCGGCGCGGCAGCTTTATACCTACGCCGACTTCATCGGCTTCCTCATGACCTTCAAGGCCGTCACGGAGCGTCTGCGTACGCCGGACGACTACGAATTCATCACGTACGAGATGGTCAAGACGCTGGCGAAGCAGGGCGTGGTGCATGCCGAGGTGTATATCTCGTTCGGCATTCTGAACAAGCAGGGGCGGCTTGCGGTTCCGGACGTGATGGAGGCGATTGAGCGCGGGCGGATGCGCGGCGAAGTCGACTTCGGCACAAGCGTGTACTGGATTATCGACGCGGTGCGGCACTTCGGCGTGGAGGAGGCTGCGGTCGTGTTTCGACAGGCGGCGGAGATGCGGGCGGAGTATCCGAGCATCGTGGGGATCGGGATCGGCGGCGACGAGGCGCGGGGTTCGGCGGACCTGTTCCGGGAACTCTACGCGGAGGCTCGCGAGGCTGGGCTGCGGCTGACGGCGCATGCGGGTGAGTCGATGGGGCCGGGGTCGATCTGGGCCGCGATCAACATTGGTGCGGAGAGGATTGGGCACGCGCTGACGGCGGATCAGGATCCGGAGCTGATGGAGATTCTGGCCGAGAGGCAGATTCCGCTGGAGATGAACGTGACGTCGAACATCCGGACGGGGTGTTGCGTGGACTTCGAGAAGCATCCGGTGAAGGAGTACTTCGACGCCGGACTGATGGTCACGCTGAACTCGGACGATCCGCCGATGTTTGGGAGCGATCTTCTGGGGGAGTATGTGCTGGCGTTCAAGAACTATGGGTTTTCCCTGGATCAGTTGCGGGAGGTTGCGGCGAATGCGGTCGAGGCAAGTTTCCTGCCGCCGCAACGGAAGCTGGCGCTTTTGCAGCAAGTGGAACGGTACGAAAACTGA
- a CDS encoding amino acid permease: MDKLIHESEQPENALRKTLGPVSLTALGIGAVIGSGIFTVIGTAIGGNPSQTVSVAKSPIIDLVVGLLHGHLGAVAGRPGAGPALVLSLLLVATVCALTGLCYAELASMIPIAGSAYTYTYATLGELIAWIIGWDLILEYAFSNMSVSVGFAAHVVDLLDWLGVPMAPKWLSPAYLPLGLQDLAGKDIFAPGWHFGFDIPAFIIVLLLTVVLVRGIRESARTNNIMVLIKIAAILLFVSFGLSFIHTSNYVPFSPNGFTGILAGGSIIFFTYIGFDSVSTASEECKNPRRDVPVGIIATLVICTILYMGVAAVLTGMVPWQSVAGDGAPVVTALKRLSLTPGGHRLHWVRLAVLIGALVGMVSSILVFQLGQARVWFAMSRDRLLPDIFSKLHPKFRTPAFATWVAGILVAIPSGLFDVGSFAEMSNIGTLFAFVLVSIGVIVLRYKDPARHRGFRVPFGPVIPVLSTLFCILLMAGLPAITWIRFFVWLVIGLFVYFFYSRKRSEFYEG, encoded by the coding sequence ATCGACAAACTGATTCATGAGTCGGAGCAGCCGGAGAACGCGCTGCGTAAGACGCTTGGGCCGGTCTCTTTGACAGCTTTGGGTATCGGAGCCGTGATCGGGTCGGGCATCTTTACGGTGATCGGCACGGCGATCGGCGGCAATCCCTCGCAGACGGTGTCGGTGGCGAAGTCGCCCATCATCGATCTGGTGGTGGGGCTGCTGCATGGACATCTGGGTGCGGTTGCCGGACGGCCTGGCGCTGGACCGGCTCTTGTGCTCTCGCTGCTTCTTGTGGCTACGGTGTGTGCGCTGACCGGCCTCTGTTATGCGGAGCTGGCAAGCATGATCCCCATTGCGGGGTCAGCGTATACCTATACCTACGCGACGCTGGGTGAGTTGATCGCGTGGATCATCGGCTGGGACTTGATCCTGGAGTACGCCTTCTCCAACATGAGCGTCAGCGTGGGCTTTGCGGCGCATGTAGTCGATCTGCTGGACTGGCTTGGGGTTCCTATGGCGCCGAAGTGGCTTTCGCCTGCGTACCTGCCGCTGGGGCTACAGGATCTTGCGGGGAAAGATATCTTTGCGCCGGGCTGGCACTTCGGATTCGATATTCCGGCGTTCATCATTGTGTTATTGCTGACCGTCGTTCTGGTGCGCGGCATTCGTGAGTCGGCCCGGACGAACAACATCATGGTGCTGATCAAGATCGCGGCCATCCTGTTGTTTGTGAGCTTTGGTCTGAGCTTCATCCACACCTCGAACTACGTGCCATTTTCGCCGAACGGGTTTACCGGTATTCTGGCCGGTGGGTCGATCATCTTCTTTACGTATATCGGGTTCGATTCGGTCTCGACCGCCAGCGAGGAGTGCAAGAATCCCCGGCGGGATGTGCCAGTTGGGATTATCGCGACGCTGGTGATCTGCACGATTCTCTACATGGGCGTGGCGGCTGTGCTGACGGGCATGGTGCCGTGGCAGTCGGTTGCGGGCGATGGAGCGCCGGTGGTGACGGCGCTGAAGCGGCTTTCCCTCACGCCAGGCGGTCACCGGCTGCACTGGGTGCGGCTGGCGGTGCTGATCGGCGCGCTGGTTGGGATGGTTTCGTCGATTCTCGTGTTCCAGCTTGGACAGGCGCGGGTGTGGTTTGCGATGAGCCGCGACAGGCTGCTGCCGGATATCTTCTCCAAACTGCACCCCAAGTTTCGGACGCCTGCGTTTGCGACGTGGGTGGCGGGCATTCTGGTGGCGATCCCCTCGGGTCTATTCGACGTCGGATCGTTTGCCGAGATGTCGAATATCGGGACATTGTTTGCGTTTGTGCTGGTTTCGATCGGCGTGATCGTGTTGCGGTACAAAGACCCGGCGCGGCATCGCGGCTTCCGGGTTCCGTTCGGGCCGGTGATTCCGGTGCTGAGCACGCTGTTCTGCATCCTGCTGATGGCCGGGCTGCCGGCGATTACGTGGATTCGTTTCTTCGTCTGGCTGGTGATCGGGCTCTTCGTTTACTTCTTCTATAGCCGCAAGCGGAGTGAATTCTACGAGGGCTGA
- a CDS encoding ATP-dependent helicase, producing MASKLLEKMNPQQQDGIVSVDGPVLLLAGAGSGKTRVITHRIAYLIEERGVPADSILAVTFTNKAAKEMEERVEKIMGHSSLAKPTLATFHSFCVRVLRRDIEAMRVNGVGLTRTFAIYDETDQQAVVKTALKRLGIDDKQLKPRVALGRISWAKNHMIDPQEYFLASTNPLEEKIAHIFEIYRKELFKANALDFDDLLLETVRLLKSSSEVRDRYNRRYKYLLIDEYQDTNRPQYELMKLLGSHGNVCVVGDEDQSIYSWRGADIRNILEFEKDFPEAKTIRLEQNYRSTQNILEGAGAVVAQNTQRKGKNLWTAREGGSLIGYYEASDGENEAIFIADRIHKYLRTAGETEEAPRCAVLYRTNSQSRLVEEALRRYQIQYHMVGGFSFYDRSEVKDILSYLKLVQNPHDSIALGRVVNSPTRGIGKTTMEVIERIALTTGMSSWDAIGKAVEDRLLPQRALIALEGFKRLIEDARAMIGASFAEKLLEDVGAIPEDADTSFGFGDAEEESLALAAGAAEEADNTFDTSFNFNFDFGPSEEVSTIAPENATDTDAAHGIDAIAFNPFAPVVLKKSAADTRKQLLEAKEIENTRDRAEAERPAFRKPGDPATLPELIKFLNDRSGYIRALEDEATPESFSRIENLKELANAAQDAQERGETLHEFLDHAALVSDADQYSADARVTLMTLHAAKGLEFPLVFLTGMEEGLFPHSRTLTDPTGLEEERRLCYVGMTRAMDTLVMTRARYRRRYGSDMPESSMASRFLEEVPTRLVEDLGSPGMGMGSAYGARRGNEDGERHYSYEDEDQRPSSGLSRSYGSNRAGIGGKPAGSIDNVANFFAARGQKFGGKPKLAVPEQTGKTGLQKSVRVRHPKYGEGMVVQREGDGDDAKITVQFHQHGVKKLVEKFAQLQIL from the coding sequence ATGGCGTCGAAGCTTCTTGAAAAGATGAACCCGCAGCAGCAGGACGGGATCGTATCGGTGGATGGTCCCGTCCTTTTGCTCGCTGGAGCGGGGAGCGGCAAGACGCGTGTGATCACGCATCGCATCGCCTACCTTATTGAAGAGCGCGGCGTACCCGCGGACTCCATTCTGGCCGTGACCTTTACGAACAAGGCTGCGAAGGAGATGGAAGAGCGCGTCGAAAAGATCATGGGACACAGCTCGCTGGCCAAGCCTACGCTTGCGACCTTCCATAGCTTTTGTGTGCGTGTGTTACGTCGCGATATTGAGGCGATGCGGGTGAACGGCGTTGGCTTGACGCGCACGTTTGCCATCTATGACGAGACCGATCAACAGGCTGTGGTGAAGACGGCGTTGAAGAGGCTTGGCATCGACGACAAGCAGTTGAAGCCGCGGGTTGCGCTTGGCCGGATCAGTTGGGCGAAGAATCACATGATCGATCCGCAAGAGTACTTTCTGGCTTCGACCAATCCGTTGGAAGAGAAGATCGCGCACATCTTCGAGATCTATCGCAAAGAGTTGTTCAAGGCGAACGCACTGGACTTCGACGATCTTCTGCTTGAGACGGTGCGGTTGCTGAAGAGTTCGAGCGAGGTTCGGGATCGTTACAACCGCCGTTACAAATATCTCCTGATCGACGAGTACCAGGATACGAACAGGCCGCAGTATGAATTGATGAAGCTGCTTGGCTCGCATGGCAACGTGTGCGTGGTGGGCGATGAGGACCAGTCGATCTATAGCTGGCGCGGCGCGGATATTCGCAACATCCTGGAGTTCGAGAAGGACTTTCCGGAGGCGAAGACGATTCGCCTGGAGCAGAACTATCGCTCGACGCAGAACATCCTCGAGGGTGCCGGCGCGGTCGTCGCGCAGAACACGCAACGCAAGGGCAAGAACCTTTGGACGGCGCGCGAGGGTGGGTCGCTGATTGGGTATTACGAGGCTTCGGATGGCGAGAACGAGGCGATCTTCATCGCGGACCGCATTCACAAGTATCTGCGGACGGCGGGCGAGACGGAGGAGGCTCCGCGGTGCGCTGTTCTCTATCGGACCAACTCGCAATCGCGTTTGGTGGAAGAGGCGCTGCGGCGGTACCAGATTCAGTACCACATGGTGGGGGGCTTCTCGTTCTATGACCGTTCGGAGGTCAAGGACATTCTGAGCTATCTGAAGCTGGTGCAGAATCCGCATGACTCGATTGCCCTGGGGCGCGTCGTGAACTCACCAACGCGTGGCATCGGCAAGACGACGATGGAGGTCATCGAGCGGATTGCGCTGACGACGGGCATGAGTTCGTGGGATGCGATCGGCAAGGCTGTGGAAGATCGTCTGCTGCCGCAGCGGGCCTTGATCGCGCTGGAGGGATTCAAGAGGCTGATTGAAGATGCGCGGGCGATGATCGGCGCTTCGTTTGCCGAGAAGCTGCTGGAGGACGTCGGGGCGATTCCGGAGGACGCCGATACGTCGTTCGGGTTCGGCGATGCGGAGGAGGAGTCGCTTGCGCTGGCGGCTGGCGCGGCCGAAGAGGCAGATAACACGTTCGATACGAGCTTCAACTTCAACTTCGATTTTGGGCCGAGTGAAGAGGTTTCGACCATTGCGCCGGAGAACGCGACTGACACCGATGCGGCGCATGGCATCGATGCGATCGCCTTCAATCCGTTTGCTCCGGTGGTGTTGAAGAAGAGTGCGGCGGATACGCGGAAGCAGCTTCTAGAGGCCAAGGAGATCGAGAATACGAGGGACAGGGCAGAGGCTGAGAGACCGGCGTTCCGTAAGCCGGGAGATCCGGCCACGCTGCCCGAGTTGATCAAGTTTTTGAACGATCGGAGCGGTTACATTCGGGCGCTCGAGGATGAGGCTACGCCGGAGTCGTTCTCGCGCATTGAGAACCTGAAGGAACTGGCGAACGCGGCGCAGGACGCGCAGGAGCGCGGCGAGACGCTGCATGAGTTCCTGGATCATGCGGCTTTGGTGTCGGATGCGGATCAGTACTCGGCCGACGCGCGGGTGACGCTGATGACGCTGCATGCGGCGAAGGGTCTGGAGTTTCCGCTGGTGTTCCTGACGGGCATGGAGGAGGGGCTGTTTCCGCATTCGCGGACGTTGACCGACCCCACGGGCCTCGAAGAAGAACGGCGGCTCTGTTATGTAGGCATGACGCGCGCGATGGATACGCTGGTGATGACGAGAGCGCGCTACCGGCGGCGCTACGGAAGCGATATGCCGGAGTCGAGCATGGCCTCGCGGTTCCTGGAAGAGGTCCCGACGCGTCTGGTCGAGGACCTGGGGAGCCCCGGGATGGGCATGGGCTCGGCGTATGGGGCCCGGCGCGGGAACGAGGACGGCGAACGGCATTATTCGTATGAGGATGAGGACCAGCGGCCTTCGAGCGGTCTGTCGCGATCCTACGGGTCCAACCGTGCCGGGATCGGCGGGAAACCGGCGGGCTCGATCGATAATGTGGCGAATTTCTTTGCGGCGCGTGGTCAAAAGTTCGGCGGAAAGCCGAAATTGGCGGTTCCGGAGCAGACGGGGAAGACCGGTTTGCAGAAGAGTGTGCGGGTCCGGCATCCGAAATATGGCGAAGGAATGGTCGTTCAGCGCGAAGGCGATGGGGATGACGCGAAGATTACAGTACAATTTCATCAGCACGGCGTGAAGAAGCTGGTGGAGAAGTTCGCCCAGCTCCAAATCCTGTAA
- a CDS encoding TIGR00730 family Rossman fold protein, translating to MSIRNIAVFCASANGARPIYREQAEALGRALAVHQIGLIYGGAKVGLMQAVAEAAIASGGHVVGVIPEVLVDLEVAHDGLSELHITDTMHTRKALMGERSDAFIVLPGGFGTFEELFEVLAWQTLKIHTKPILLLNTAGFYKPMLAFLDHCVAEGVLKQKNRDILLVADTVEDAFKQLGIA from the coding sequence ATGTCCATCCGCAATATCGCCGTCTTCTGCGCCTCAGCCAATGGCGCGCGCCCCATCTATCGTGAGCAGGCCGAAGCCCTGGGCCGTGCTCTCGCCGTACATCAAATCGGCCTCATCTACGGCGGCGCCAAGGTCGGCCTCATGCAGGCCGTAGCCGAAGCCGCCATCGCCAGCGGTGGTCACGTCGTCGGTGTCATCCCCGAGGTCCTCGTCGATCTCGAGGTCGCCCACGACGGTCTCTCCGAGCTCCACATCACCGACACCATGCACACGCGCAAGGCGCTCATGGGAGAGCGCTCCGACGCCTTCATCGTCCTGCCCGGCGGCTTCGGCACCTTTGAAGAACTCTTCGAGGTATTGGCCTGGCAGACCCTCAAGATCCACACCAAGCCCATCCTCCTGCTCAACACCGCGGGCTTTTACAAACCCATGCTTGCCTTCCTCGATCATTGCGTCGCCGAGGGCGTCCTCAAGCAGAAGAATCGCGACATCCTGCTCGTCGCCGATACCGTAGAGGATGCTTTCAAGCAGCTCGGCATCGCCTGA
- a CDS encoding DUF3050 domain-containing protein, with protein MELVGWNDAQPEPLQELAERLRPLYEQLAQHRLYRSFASIEDLRVFLEAHVFAVWDFMSLLKVLQRGLTCVDVPWVPSTFPVSRRLINEIVLGEESDVYAGRPASHFEIYLMAMKACGASTVAIDALVAGVRRGEEIDGLLAAAPVEAREFVRTTFGFIKSGKLHAVAAAFTFGREDLIPDMFRSFIRDQNDAMEGRLEMLRWYMERHIEVDGDEHGPMALRMIAELCGNDAAKWQEASVAAEEALLARIALWDGVVEGIELRREE; from the coding sequence ATGGAACTGGTTGGATGGAATGATGCGCAGCCTGAGCCGCTGCAGGAGCTGGCAGAGAGGCTGAGGCCTTTGTATGAGCAGTTGGCGCAACATCGGCTGTACCGTTCGTTTGCCTCGATCGAAGACCTGCGAGTGTTTCTCGAAGCGCATGTGTTTGCGGTGTGGGACTTCATGTCGCTGCTGAAGGTGTTGCAGCGCGGACTGACCTGCGTGGATGTGCCATGGGTGCCGAGTACGTTCCCCGTGAGCCGCCGCTTGATCAACGAGATTGTGCTTGGCGAAGAGAGCGATGTGTATGCGGGCAGGCCGGCGAGCCACTTCGAGATCTACCTGATGGCGATGAAGGCCTGCGGTGCTTCGACCGTGGCGATCGATGCCCTGGTCGCGGGCGTGCGTCGCGGCGAAGAGATCGATGGGCTGCTTGCGGCGGCTCCGGTGGAGGCACGGGAGTTTGTGCGGACCACGTTTGGGTTTATCAAGTCGGGCAAGCTGCATGCTGTGGCGGCGGCGTTTACGTTTGGACGCGAGGATCTGATTCCGGATATGTTTCGCAGCTTCATTCGCGACCAGAACGACGCGATGGAGGGCCGGCTCGAGATGCTGCGGTGGTACATGGAGCGGCACATCGAAGTCGACGGCGATGAGCATGGGCCGATGGCTCTGCGGATGATTGCAGAACTGTGCGGGAATGACGCTGCGAAGTGGCAGGAGGCTTCCGTCGCGGCAGAAGAGGCACTGCTGGCGCGGATCGCGTTATGGGATGGTGTGGTGGAAGGGATCGAGTTGCGGCGAGAGGAGTAG